GGTCAATACGCCCTTGCAGACTGACAGCGAGATTATTAGACGGGCCCATGATGTCGAAGCGGAGATACCGGCCGTCATGCCGCCGCCAGGAATGGACGCTGCGACGCCAGTGGATTATCTGGCGCCCATGACGATTCCTATCGGACACGCCACAACAACCGGGAACCTCTTGCAGGCTAGGCCAGTGAAGGCCTTGATCGGTGACTATCCAAGTGATATCTTTCTACGGATCGAGCAGAAACGCCCAGTGCCCCCAGAGCTCTCGCTTGCTGTCCGGCCAGGGGTCGCTGCCCTGCCGGCACTGGACTCGGCTTCGATCACGACGCTGGTCGAGCACTATTTTCAATTCGTCCATCCACGGCATCCCATACTCAAACGGGATGAGATAGAAATGATGGTTAGCTCTTTGGATCCACAGTCACCAGAGTGGAGCAATGAATGGGCGCTCCTCTTGATGATGTTAGCTGTAGCCCAGGCACATCGGAACCTCTGTTTTGAACCAGGGAATAATCTGCCTGGGACAGAGTATCTCCACCCTGGTGTGCAGTTTCTTCTCCAGACGTGGGCGGATGCATGTACCACCAATGTCTTGCTATCGCAGGCATTCCTTCTCGCGGCATTGTACTATGCCTCCCTGTGCCGGCCTCTTCAAACATGGCGACTGGCCCATATGGCCTCGACCAATATCCAGCACGCCTTTTTCCAGCAGCCTGATCAACAAGACGAAAGCCTGCTTCGGACATGCTGGGCTGTGTTTCTGCTGGAATGCGACCTCGTGGCCGAGTACCACCTCCCCCGGAGTGGCATCGAAAACCTTGTCGACCAGCTGCCGTATCCTGACTGTGGCCCAATGGCGGAGGTATACGAGTCCTCCTGGCTGGCTATCATCTCATCGCGAAAGCTCCTCAATCGAATACACTGCACCATGTACGCCACCCACTCCTTCGTGTGGGACAGTAAGCTCACCCACGATCTTCCGTCCCCTGTCCCTCGCCCCCTGCTGGCCTTGTCAGACGAGCTATCTCACCAGCTGCAGACTTGGTGGGACCTCGTACCCGAATCGTTGAGACCAGAACTCAATAAAGACAATCCCAGCCCCGAAGAAGGAATCCTGCTGCTCCGATTCCATGCTTGCGGGGATATCATCACCCGGCCATTTCTCCACCATGTATGCTCTTACGCAAGCAAATCGCGGCCCCCGGGCGAGATCCTCAACCTGGCGCGAGCTTGTATTGAGCATTGCCGAGCCTTTCTGCATAGGGTTCCCAGTGTACTTGGTCACAGACACCCCTTGGCCGTAGTTTACCTGCATTCGTGCGATTACCCTTGACACCCCGGATACTATGTGAGACTAATACACTTTAGAACCCTGGCCGCGATTATCAATTTAGCCCTTGCATCGCATTGCTGCTGGCTGTGGGACGATGTGTCGGATATAGATGGTCTGGAAGGCAAGGTAATAGGTATACTGGAGCAATGGGCACAGCTGGCACCCAGCGCTGAAGCGATGCTGCGCCTGGTGGTTGCTTTGAGGGATAAGGGGAGGATTGTACGTATGATGAGATAGGAAACCGTCTGGACAAATTTATATTCAGCTAAACCCTACTTGATACTACTCTACAATAATATCAACTGTTGCAGATATATCCCGCGAGCTATTCCCAACGAAGCACTGGTACACGCCAGTGTCTACCCTCCATCCAGCGCTTTCAACATCATACCAGGAAAAGGCGGTTGAATCGAGTGTAATATCAATCCTCTCTTCCTGGCCAGGAGCCACCGTGACCTTCTCAAACCCAGCCAGTCCCTTCTCCACCCTCTGCCCCTCAGGTACGGCATTCGAGGACGAAACGTAGACTTGCACCACTTCCTTTCCAACACGGCTGCCTGTGTTCGTCACAAGTGCAGACAGTCGGGCAGCCCTGGATCCGTCTGCAGCGACACTTCCATGCACCTGCACATCGCTGACAGCAAACATCGTATAGGAAAGTCCAAACCCAAACGGCCAGAGTGGCTCCAGGTCCTTCGCATCAAACCAGCGATACCCGACCATCACGCCCTCGCCATACTCAGCCTTATCTGTCTGCGCATTACCCGGGAACCATGGATGCGAGCCGTGGTCTTCAATGCGCCGTGGGAAAGTAATGGGCAGTTTTCCTGATGGATTGACGGACCCCAAAAGCACCGCGGCCAGGGCATTGCCATTTTCCTGACCCTGATACCAGGCCTGGACGATGGCAGGAACCCGGTTCACCCACGGCATGGAGACTGCGCATGCAGACTGCGTAACAACGACGGTGCTTTCATTTATAGCCGCAACCGCCTGGATGAGCTCGTCTGTCCGCCCCGGGAGCGATAGAGAAGTACGATCACAGCCTTCGCGCTCAGTGTCATTGTTATGCCCGGCAATTACAACTGCCAGATCCGCTGTCTTTGCAGCATGCACGGCAGCCGCAAACatggcctcctcgtcgtGCTGGATGAGCATGCCAACCCGAACACCAGCAATGCGATGGAACAGCGTATTATCATGCGGTCTTGTAGGCGGGGGGACAACAACATTGTCGATCCTGAAGGTGTACTTTCTGCCTGCATCGAGGTGCATCGTGGCCGATTTGTCCGGGCTACTGCAGTTCATGAAATTGGCGCATATTTGTGTCCATTCCATATTGTCAATCAGCAGCTCGTTGTCCACAAAGAACTTTGCTTTCCCCGTATTCGACAGGCTGAAGTCGTAGTAGCCACTGGTCGTCGGTGTAAACAGTCCCCTGGCACGGAAACTAAACGGCTTCCCCTTgagctggccggggatgTCCCCGTCGCTCATCAGATAGACCAGTGAGTCCTGCCAGTACGTCGTGGCGACGACGCTTCCGTCCAGGGAATGCCCGTGATAGAAGTCCACTTGCACGCCTTGCACGCTGTCATCAGGTGTTGTCAGGATGCTGCCCATCaaggggagatggagatgggttAGGATACCTGGCTCGTAGACCACCTCCAGCTGCGGATTGATGCTCTTCGCGGCGTTGACAAGCGAGTCGTATGGGTTGGTCACGTAGTAAGGGTTCACGATGGCACTTCCACTCCCCCCAGCTGTCGGCGTCTTCGCATTGGGTCCGATGATGGCGATCTTGGTGAGTTTTGCTGATTGTATGGGGAGTATCCGGTCCTCGTTCTTGAGCAGCACAATTCCATCCTCTGCTGTCTCTCGAGCGGTATTTCGATACTGAGGACAGTCCTCCGTTTCCTCGCCGCtcatgatgttgatgtcttTGGTCTCTGCATGCACACCTCCACCTGCAGCAAGGCGCCCTGCCCGATGAAGAGTGTCCAGCATCCGTCGGACCGATGCATCGATATCCCCTTCGGACACCTGTCCAGCCTTCACGGCCTTCACTAGCGCTGGCCCATAGCGAAGAGCCGGACCAGGCATCTCCAGGTCTGTGGAGGCCCTGATACTCTCGATTGTTGAATTCAATCCACCCCAGTCACTCATCACTAGCCCTTCATACCCCCACTCTTCGCGCAGAATACCACGCACCAAGGCCCGACTGCAGTCCGCATGAACCCCATTGACCTTGGGATAACTGGTCATAGCCGTCCAAGGATCCGCAGCGAGCGCCATATGAAACGGCTTGAGATAAACCTCCCTCAACGTGCGCTCATCAATGCTCTCGTCCATATTGAACCGCCTTGTCTCCTGGTCATTCGCTACAAAATGCTTCATACAGGCACCAACCCCTTCACTCTGCACACCAGAGATATACGCAGTGGCCAAACCCCCCGTCAAAAAGGGATCCTCCCCGAAATTCTCAAAGTTGCGTCCCCCAAAGGAGCTTCGACTAAGATTCATCGTTGGCGCAAGCAGAACATGCGCCTGTTTGTTCCGTGCCTCGGCGCCTAGAACCGCTCCTATGCGCTGCACAAGCTCCTTATCGAACGTTGCTGCGAGCGAAATCCCGCAGGGAATGAACGTTGTGCGCGAGCCATTTGTCCACTTGGCGCCGCGGACGCCAGCTGGCCCATCTGTTGTTTTGAGGGATTGGATTCCCAGTCGTGGGATGGGCGTGGTCTCCCACATATTCTTCCCAGAGAGCAGTGCGCATTTCTCTGCGAGGGTTAACTGcgagaggagggtgttgattgtggactctgactctgctgTGGCTGCCATTTTGCTGTACGGGCGGTGCGTGCATGGTAAAATGTGACACAGGTAGGAATGTCATTCTTAAGTACAATTCCTTCAGTGCTACTGTGAATGACTGGTTATAttggcggagaaggcggTTTATACCGCTGGTGACTCCATCAACCTGGCGGGCCACAGCCGCCTGCATCCGCCGGACTTCTTTCTTATACGAGTTCCCCGCTGTTAACTGCAGTGTGAGTATCCTTTATTTGGCCATTCTATTAAGCAACACCACTTCACCATGGCGCAAGGTGCTAACCCAGGCAGCGTCGCTGTCGCGAGCTTCGCCAACATGTTCAGCGTCGGAACCACCTACGCCCTTAGCATCCTCCAGGCGGAAGTACACAGACTCCTAGGCATCCATCATGCCTGGTCCTATGCTCCATTCGCCTTTGCAACAATTGGTCTGTCTATCGGCGTTGCAACGTGCACCTCGTTAACTGAGCGAAGTAGCGCTCGAACCGTCGCAGCAGCTGGTACTATTCTCTGGGGTCTTGCAGTCATTCTTGCAGGCCATTTCCTAGCATCTTTATCCTTCGAAGGCATCATCGTCTCTTTCATGATCGGTGGAATTGGAGTTGGATGGACATACCTAGCTGTCGTTGTGTGGATCGGGGAGAGTCTTCCAGCGCAGTCTCTAGCGAGAACCGCCATCGGGCCTCTGGGCTTTTCGTCTGGGGCTGCAGCGTGCACGATGGCTTCACATTTCTTCCAAGTCGGCAGCCTCAATGGAGCTGAGATCGGAACTGCCCTGAAATGCGCAGGATCAGGGTTCATCACTGTGGGCGTAACGACACTCATTCTCGTCCCAGGAGACGGCAATATAACGACGCACACACCGAACTATCCAGCgaagccaccaccatccttCAACCGCGcgttcttccagctgctgctaTTCATGAATTCCCTCCCAGGAATGGCCCTCTtcgcttctcttctcccgGTCGTCTCAAACCACACTCGCTTCGCTACTGGATTCACCCTTCCCTGCTGTCTGATGGCACTCGCACTTGGAGGCCTGCTATCACCAACCCTCAGTGCGCGACTCAGCCCAAGAACACTCTTCATGTCCCTCTTCTGCCTCCGAGGCCTGCTCCTGACTACGTTCTCTCAAACAAGACACCCAGCGGTGTTTCTCGCAACTGTTGCAACCGTGTTCTTTGCCCATGGACTTGGGTTCAGCACCCTTCCTGGTATTATCAATAGCCGACTTGGTCCTGATGCTGTGTTCTCTCATCACTATGGCTTAATCCTTACAACATGGGGTCTGGCCGGCGTTGTTGGGAGTTTGCTTAATGCCTTCCTCGCTTCCTCCGGAGATTTCACACCCGTCAGCCTTGTCCTGGGTCTCGCTATGCTTGCTTTTGGATGTACTTTGGGTTGGACCTCGCTGTTCCCCTGCCAGTGCATCATCAATTAGTTGCTTACTTGTCTTGCAATGGATGTCATTAGCCCCGAGTCTACCGTTCACGCTGCCGGCGCTGGAAACATGATTCAATCAATGCGGTTTGTGGTTTGCTATGTTTGTATACTGAACACAAATTCTCCAGAGTAATCAAGTTATTTCAAGCTTCTTTAACGAGAGAATTACAATCATGTACAAGTCGCTTCCTCCTTCCCGGCTGCAAGTTAAGATGTCAATATGTAACAAGCACTTTTGTTCACACAGAAACACGTAAAGAGAGCACCAACGGCTAAACCGTAATAGCCAAAGAATTCAAATCCAATCTGGGATACGACTTCAAAGCAATCAAGTCATCACTGGCCTCTGCACGCCCAGAGCCAAACTGCTTGAGATTCCACTTATCCACCCCTTCGACACCCTTCAGGTCGTTGCCGAACGCCGTAAACAGATCCGAGTTCAACTGCTCGTACTCCTTATAATCCTTGGGCCAGTTGCCCAGCCTCTCGATTGCAAGTTTAAGGAGATGCAGGTGCTTCCTGGCCCGTTTTCCTGAGGACTCAGCGCCACTCTCCCCTCCAGGACTGGATGGCTCAGAGCTTGACGGGCTAGGAGACCCATCTGTGCCTGCGATGCTCGCAGAGCTGGGATCGACCAGGGCCCGCAGGGAATTCTCATGCAatccagcagccttcttaTAGTACTGGTATGCCAGCTCGCGCTGGTCCTCCTTGTTCTGGTAGCCCTGGGCAGTGCTAGTATACATCTGCGACAGGAGGACGCTCATCTCCACAGTACTGGGATGCGTCGGCCCATGAACCCGTGCACAGTTGTATACAATATCCTCAGCCAACCGGATGGCAGAGGTATACTCGCCCACCAAGTACCTGGTAACCACGAGCATGCGGCCCAGCGCGAGCGTGTATCCTCCATTCGCCTGGGGCGGGGACGAAATCTGACGCTTCGTCCACAACGAGGTAAGCAGCCACGAGAGACTGCGGTAATCCTTCTGCTTATCGAGGACCTTGATAAGATTGTTAAGATGCACAGCGTCCAGCTGGCTGAGGTCGATGTTCTTCCCCTTGCAGTGCCGGAGCATCTCCTTGCAGATCGTCTCCGATATATTGATCAGATCCTGTTCGAACCGAGACCCGGACTGTGGCTGGACAACCCATGCTGAGATCGCGAGACCCATCTTGAAGACGAGCTTCATGGTGGTCATGGTCGCGAACCCGTCGTGGGCCTGGATGTATCTGAACGACGCCAGCGCGAGATCCGCTGCCGCCTGGTGCTCGTTTATCGAAAGGCGATGCACCACTCCATCGTGAGAGGCAAGGGCTACAGACCGCAGGAAGTTCTGCGACGAGTGTGTGCGGAAATGCTCGAGAATTGTGGACAGGAAGACGGTGGCCTGTCGTCGGTTGAGATCGAGGACTTCGCCCTCGCGCGACATGAAGAAGTCCGTGAATCGCTCCATCAGCAACTGTGAGCTAGGAACATCACCCCGCAGATTAAAAAGCTCCTCCAGATGAGAAACAGTAGGCAGGATTCCCTGGAGACTGGTCGATTTCGATCGAGCTTCTGCGTGGAATCGCTCAAAGTAGACAGACTCCGCCATCAGCGAAGAATAAATCTCGTTCATGGTAAGCGACAGCTCTCTTCCGTCGCGGAGACTGTATTCAAGCTGcgcgaggaagagcaggcTCTGGTGCTTGCTAGAAGTTATGCGATACTTGGCCGACGTGCTTCCCGTGATGACCTGGCGGTGGATTTCCTGGGCCAACTCTCTTGCGCGTTGGATTTGTCCTATATTTCTATATCCGATAGCAATGCTCTTAGCAGCCCTAATAATTTCGGCAGACGAGCTGTCTGATTTGAGGATATGACTAGCAGCGTCGTGGAGGAGTACTGTTGCGCTTTGAATATTGTTCTGCTGAGCATACAGCGACACCAAGCTCTCCATCTGAGACAGAGAAGCCTCGTGGGTCCATCCATACGTTGCCAGCGTAGTGGTCAGGGTTTGCTGAGTAGTGGTGACGGTTGGGCGTTTTCCTTGAGAGGTGTGGTCCGTCTTCGACTGATCTTCTCGCTCTTCAGAAATTCCGTCGATGGTTGCTCTAATATCTTCGTAATCAATGTCTGTCTCTTCCGAATGCATCTGGAGGAGCTCCTTGTACAGCTTCACTGCCTCAGCCTCGTATTCCTTGGACGTCTGGGAGATATGCGCCAGTGTCTTGGTTGCTTCGATTGTAATAACCGCCTTGGTGCCAAACACAGCCAGACAAGCCTTTCGATACTCCGCAGTCACATCGTGGATAACACGGAACTCGGCATTGGTCATATGCAGGCAGTGGATATAGCGCTCGTACACCGATTTGACGAACTTGTCATTGCGCAGCCTGGGGTTGATGTTGGGATGGTGGAGGGTCTTGAACAGAATGCTGCCGGGCTGGAGTGCAGCCTTGTAGCGCTTTTGGTTGACAAGCTCTGTCGTGAGTATAACCAGGGGCTCAAACGCTTCTGGCGTGCAAGTATCCGAGTTCTTGTTCAGGATGTCGAAGATGCGCTGGTAATAGTCCACACAGACAGTTCCCGGGCGGGTCAGATCAGCCAACGTCCAGAGCTGTTTAAGTACAGCTGGATGGCCGTCTCCGAAGCGGCTCGTGTAGTCCTTCAGGATATCATTGTGGATGGAAACAAGCTTGTCCGTCTGGCGACTGCGCTCGTAGAGATTGACAAGCCCCCTTGTAATGCCGTCGAACAGCTCATTGCCGCCGACCTTGCGATCACGCTGGACTGCATGGTACAGCCGGAGGCAgatatcctcttcctttGCTGGATTGCGTCTGTAACGGTAGCAGAGTCTCAATCGTTGAGCCAAGTCAATAGAATACTGCACGTTGCTGCGTGGGAAAGCCACATCATTGACGGAGCGCACAAAGAAAGACGGCCAGGCGCCTTGCAATGCCTGTTTCAGTGTCCTTGTGGCATCCTTCCATCGGTGCTGTGACATGTACAACTTGACCAGTTTGTCAATAGCTGTAGCAGAGAGATCGGAGCCACTGTTGGCCATTTCCTGGAGATCCGACTCCGTCATGGCCGAAGTAGACCCCTGGAGGACCTCTGTGGACGTGGATACAATGGTCTCCTGGATCTCCTTGTGCAGGTGGTCTTCGCGACTGGTATGGTGCGAGCATTGCTTCAACACACTCAAGGCCTGCGAGGACAGCCCGACGGACCTCATCCGCTTTGCAATGCCAGTGAACTGCGAGACCACTTCCTGGGAGCTCGACATTGTCTGCCCATGTTCTTCCCAGAAGCTAGAAAGTACCGAGGCCACCTCGCTGTCTCTCCTTTGAGACTTGAGGAAGTCAGAGTACGCCATGATGGCTTTGATATTGCGCAGCTCTGACTCGATAGAATTATGCACTCGGTTGTCCTTACTGGTCTGCTGCCAGATGTCTACATAAGTCTGTTCTGCAGCCGTTATCTTGCCCTCGCGGATCTCCTTTTCAGCCTTTGAGAGAAGCGACTGCAGGTTGAACGTTGTGGTAATGGCAATGTCGTCCTGGAAAGTCTCATCCAGAGTCAAGACAGTGCCATGCTCCACAGAGTCCTTCCGCCCATGAAGCTGAACAACCAGGGACTGCTCCGAAGGCCTGCGAGTGTTTGTTGTTTCCTGCTGTGACTCGCTGGTGCTGCCCTGGATCAGGGTTGTGATTTCCTGGGCCTTGTGCGTTTGACCGATTGCTTGGTAGTGCTCTGAAAGCTGCGATAGGGTCGACATGACCATCTCGCTCGAACCGCCATAGTGGACTTTGTAACATTCAACCAGGACTTGAAGCATCTCAGTCCTCTTTGTCATAATCTCAGACTTGCTCATCGTGGTCTTCTTCTCAGTAAAGTCGAGGAAGTGCTTCGTCATGCGCATCGTAATGAGATGGTGCACCGTGAGAACCGCCTGGCAGATCTTTGCAGCATTGTAGAATACCTCGCTCGCCTGCACCGGCTGTACATCCTGCACTGTCTGGAAAAAGAGCGCCTGGCACAGGGTTGCCTGCAGGGTAGCAGGGTCCTTCGCTCCCAGGACCTTCTGGTACAAATGACCCTGCGTGGTATGCAACGACAGCAGCGACGGGGTTGGCTTTCTCTTCCACACTGTCATTTCGAGCATAGGCACCAAGGGACTGGTCGGGAAGACCTGGCTCAAGGCCTGCCCGGCTTTGGATATTTCCTGGTCTGTGTCACAACCAAAAGCTATTCTGGTATGGCCCAGCCAGTATCGCAGGGAAAAGTCCAGCAGAGGGTGCTTTTCCAGGAGGACTTGAGCCTGCTGAGGATCTGGGGTATCCAGCGAGGGCTCCTCCTTTCCTGTGACGGTGTGCTTGATGTAGATTGCCATCCTGCGAATCAAGTCAAGCTGCGTGTCCTTGATCGCTGGAATAGACTTGTCGTTGCTGATGATGTTGCAGATAGCACTGCGAAATTGGCCATGCCGCAGATACACCATATTGTTCTGATAGAAGACGAGGGGCGCGAAGGGCTTTAGGAGGTTAAGGGGTGCGACCTTTTGTTCAACAATGGCGCCCTTGTCTGGCTGAATCGAAAGAAGACTCGACAGCTCTGAGACCGTCAAGGGTCGTGCAGCGGTAGCAAGCCAGGCAACTATCTTCACTCCAGCTTGAGATGCATTGGATTTCAGCGTCTGATACACCAAGTTGCCAACACTATGGTTTGCCTTGACAAAGCTGCCGATATCCTTCACCAAGGACCGAGTCTTGGACGTGTCGTCGTCCCGGATTCGTTTAGACGCGAGTTTGGCCCAAAGGAATGAGCCCTCTGCAGCCTTCACCATCCGGTGCACGCAGACCTCCTGGTCCTCTGCGCTGAGCGAGTTGTAGGACGGAGAGTGATGGAAAACAGTCCGGACCACCGCAGCAACGTCATCCGAGATGAGGTCTGGGGTTATATTAACAGTGGACTGTTTAGGGAAGACATCGTGCTTCTCAGATCCGGTCACAATCAGCTTCAGATTCTCAACATCGGAGCTTGCACCCCTAAGGCCTTTGAGCAGAACATCCTGTCCACAGGTAGACTCGTCTGTTCCGTCGACAATGAGCACAGTCGGCTTGGAGCCCTGCATGGTGGAATGAAGACCGCTCTTCACAGCAGCCCAGAGCAAGTCCGCGTACTCTTCGTCATTGACGGTCTTTGTGCAGCGCTGATAAGTGTCTGAGAGGGATTTGTAAAGGCCGACGTTTCCAACCCTGACTGCGAACAGTTCAGAGAGAATAGTTTTGGCAACAGCCTGGGGAGTTGTCAGGGCAGGGATTCGGCCATCTAGTTTCTTATATTAGCCTGTAGCGATAATATCCGCTCGCGTGGAGACTTACTGATTGGGACAAAGATAGACTGGTACGAGACACCCCCAATAGGGCTCTGGAGGTGGTCATTGATTACTGTTGCAAGAATGGACTTCCCCGAGCCTGGTCTACCAGTGATGGCTAGTGTTTTCTGGTCACCTTTCATGAACCGCGTCAGATGCGGCGCCACCCAGAGACATGTTGACTCTTCGCGGTCTTGGGCGAATTGCGATGTATACTTTGTGATATGCTCGAGCACGGTATCCTCGGGCTGGAGCCACTCTCTGAGCGTCTTGACATCGGTCACTGCCATAATTGATtaacaccaccaacacaTGCTGGTTAAGGGGAGATATACCTTGATGTCCGAGGCCCTCCTGGGAGACCTGGTGCTGCCACATCAGCTCAGCCACGTCTTCACAACGAGCCTGAAAGCTCTCAATAAGCTCAGAGAAGGTGTTGTGAATATCAATCGCAACAGACCCAGATGTGATATCCGTGAGAGACTTTTGGAAATGGGACGCAATCTCCACAACCAACGTCACCAGATCGCCAACAGCAAGGGTAACCTGGTCTCTGATGCTGCGAGAGACAGGGAACAATTCCGCGCGGCCCATGAGGTGGTGTAGATCTGTTGAGCATCGATAGAAGAAATTAAACAGGTCCATCAGCGCTTCACTGTTCTCCTCGCCTAGCTGTATTCACATATCAATTAGCGTAAATACCTCCCCATTCTGCAGCTGAACATACCCCGAGGAGCGTGGCGCAATAGATATAAGCCAGCTGCGTCGCGGTCTGGCTGTCACCAGCAAACGGCTGGATCCCTAACTCAAAGGAATGGAGTCGCTCGACGAAAAGCCTTGCTCGCACAAGGACTTTGTCATAGCTGCTGCCCTCAGGGGGCAACTTGCGCATGCGCTCTGAGCGGATCCAGTCCAGGATCCTCTCATGGCTGGCGCTGTTGACGCTGGAAGGGTCCATGATGTGGGATTTTCGGTACTCTATAGTACGGGAGAGGTCATGCAGGGCGGTGCTTGTTTCACTAGAGGTTGTCCTTGAAcgaaaggaggaggaga
This genomic interval from Aspergillus puulaauensis MK2 DNA, chromosome 7, nearly complete sequence contains the following:
- a CDS encoding uncharacterized protein (COG:S;~EggNog:ENOG410Q1F3;~InterPro:IPR027417,IPR011990;~go_function: GO:0005515 - protein binding [Evidence IEA]), which produces MATSFQAHVHNSFESPTSLTHTRWVPGIPDVNGASTISSSFRSRTTSSETSTALHDLSRTIEYRKSHIMDPSSVNSASHERILDWIRSERMRKLPPEGSSYDKVLVRARLFVERLHSFELGIQPFAGDSQTATQLAYIYCATLLGLGEENSEALMDLFNFFYRCSTDLHHLMGRAELFPVSRSIRDQVTLAVGDLVTLVVEIASHFQKSLTDITSGSVAIDIHNTFSELIESFQARCEDVAELMWQHQVSQEGLGHQVTDVKTLREWLQPEDTVLEHITKYTSQFAQDREESTCLWVAPHLTRFMKGDQKTLAITGRPGSGKSILATVINDHLQSPIGGVSYQSIFVPINGRIPALTTPQAVAKTILSELFAVRVGNVGLYKSLSDTYQRCTKTVNDEEYADLLWAAVKSGLHSTMQGSKPTVLIVDGTDESTCGQDVLLKGLRGASSDVENLKLIVTGSEKHDVFPKQSTVNITPDLISDDVAAVVRTVFHHSPSYNSLSAEDQEVCVHRMVKAAEGSFLWAKLASKRIRDDDTSKTRSLVKDIGSFVKANHSVGNLVYQTLKSNASQAGVKIVAWLATAARPLTVSELSSLLSIQPDKGAIVEQKVAPLNLLKPFAPLVFYQNNMVYLRHGQFRSAICNIISNDKSIPAIKDTQLDLIRRMAIYIKHTVTGKEEPSLDTPDPQQAQVLLEKHPLLDFSLRYWLGHTRIAFGCDTDQEISKAGQALSQVFPTSPLVPMLEMTVWKRKPTPSLLSLHTTQGHLYQKVLGAKDPATLQATLCQALFFQTVQDVQPVQASEVFYNAAKICQAVLTVHHLITMRMTKHFLDFTEKKTTMSKSEIMTKRTEMLQVLVECYKVHYGGSSEMVMSTLSQLSEHYQAIGQTHKAQEITTLIQGSTSESQQETTNTRRPSEQSLVVQLHGRKDSVEHGTVLTLDETFQDDIAITTTFNLQSLLSKAEKEIREGKITAAEQTYVDIWQQTSKDNRVHNSIESELRNIKAIMAYSDFLKSQRRDSEVASVLSSFWEEHGQTMSSSQEVVSQFTGIAKRMRSVGLSSQALSVLKQCSHHTSREDHLHKEIQETIVSTSTEVLQGSTSAMTESDLQEMANSGSDLSATAIDKLVKLYMSQHRWKDATRTLKQALQGAWPSFFVRSVNDVAFPRSNVQYSIDLAQRLRLCYRYRRNPAKEEDICLRLYHAVQRDRKVGGNELFDGITRGLVNLYERSRQTDKLVSIHNDILKDYTSRFGDGHPAVLKQLWTLADLTRPGTVCVDYYQRIFDILNKNSDTCTPEAFEPLVILTTELVNQKRYKAALQPGSILFKTLHHPNINPRLRNDKFVKSVYERYIHCLHMTNAEFRVIHDVTAEYRKACLAVFGTKAVITIEATKTLAHISQTSKEYEAEAVKLYKELLQMHSEETDIDYEDIRATIDGISEEREDQSKTDHTSQGKRPTVTTTQQTLTTTLATYGWTHEASLSQMESLVSLYAQQNNIQSATVLLHDAASHILKSDSSSAEIIRAAKSIAIGYRNIGQIQRARELAQEIHRQVITGSTSAKYRITSSKHQSLLFLAQLEYSLRDGRELSLTMNEIYSSLMAESVYFERFHAEARSKSTSLQGILPTVSHLEELFNLRGDVPSSQLLMERFTDFFMSREGEVLDLNRRQATVFLSTILEHFRTHSSQNFLRSVALASHDGVVHRLSINEHQAAADLALASFRYIQAHDGFATMTTMKLVFKMGLAISAWVVQPQSGSRFEQDLINISETICKEMLRHCKGKNIDLSQLDAVHLNNLIKVLDKQKDYRSLSWLLTSLWTKRQISSPPQANGGYTLALGRMLVVTRYLVGEYTSAIRLAEDIVYNCARVHGPTHPSTVEMSVLLSQMYTSTAQGYQNKEDQRELAYQYYKKAAGLHENSLRALVDPSSASIAGTDGSPSPSSSEPSSPGGESGAESSGKRARKHLHLLKLAIERLGNWPKDYKEYEQLNSDLFTAFGNDLKGVEGVDKWNLKQFGSGRAEASDDLIALKSYPRLDLNSLAITV